The nucleotide window TTGCTCACATATCTCTTATAccagatacatatatctagtgtcagatacatgtatttagtgtgattcacatataTTTGGGATACATAGACAATTCTTGCTCACTTCCTTCCCGTTTTCGCTCACCTCTCTTCCTATTTCAACGTATCTGATAACAAAACAAGTATCTAGATATatctaatttcaaatttgatatgaaattattaattagcatgagaatatgtaattattttaactaTAAGGAGAATTAGTGAATAGAAAAGAAATGTTTGAAAAGATTAAATTGTTTTTCCTAATTTAATCTTATTTTAACCCAATAGATTGATGGGTCATTGTGTATTCAATTCATGGATTAACTTAATAAATAGGTCATAATCCTAATTCCTACCCGTAAAAATACCCACAATTTGGATTGACTAGACAAGATGGAGTGGATTTCGCCACCCTTAAATTTGACATAATATGTGTCCAACATTcctagggtcggaatgatggcaaAAATCCTTCGCAAAGTCATTGAAAAACGAATGAAATTAAGTAATTTGAATTTGAGGAGTCACTCCAAAGATACATAATgctaggggtgtgcaaaaaccgaaccAATTTATAAACCGAAccaaaaaaagtgttattgatttattgctATTGGATAATTGGGTTAACGGTTtcttaatgattttataaaatcaattcggtattgattttcaatattgaattattgggtaaaccgataacccattaagagtTAACACtatagtaatttactacttttacatatacatacatattagtaaatattaatctcaatatcttaATAGTTATGTCTTTGTCATTTAACAATCAATTCATGCTTCGCTGTGACTTTGAGTTCACAACTTTACATTATACAAATCATCGACACCTAAAGTAAGAACCATATtcttcttaatttctctttggGAAACACATGTCTAGctcttttcatgtttgttattattatttctattttttgagcttttgtaaagttacattattgtcttgtcgtgtcaaatttattagagaagtcatatatttattttataagcattttcttattggttaaaccaaaaaCCGAACTGTTAAGGAacaaaaccgataaaccgaaaaTCGATAAATAATTATCTTATTGGTTCGTTATTGGTTTAgtgtatttaaaaatcaaaaattgataaaccgaaccgataatacataaaatcgaACCGAATCGACCAATGCACACCCCTACACAATActatataattcaaatatgagaaagtagttTCATTCGTCTTTTCAGTGACTCCTTAAATTTGATTTGTATAGAATTGTGTCATCATTTCGATCctatcaatataatttttcttttccaattaTTAGATCATGCCATAATTCCAATTCTACCCATATAATTTCTGAGTAAAATTATATCATCATTTCGATTCtattcatataattttatttctcatattaTAACCTCTTTCGACCATCAATTTCAACACTCCACGTATGAACATGTTCCAACCATACTACATCAGATATATAATACTTAACATTAGATAAAAGGATAaacattttaatacattttatattatataatactcATAATTCAGTGATACCATACTAATACAAGTAAAAGCGTACACATAATGCCTAAGACAGTAGggctttaaaaaaataagtgcATTATCAAAGAATCGAACACTGCGTGATAANcatcataactcattttcaaaccaaacgaccccttaacaTTAGATAAAAGGATAaacattttaatacattttgtATTACATAATACTCATAATTCAGTGATACCATACTAATACAAGTAAAAGCGCACACATAATGCCTAAGACAGTAGggctttaaaaaaataagtgcATTATCAAAGAATCGAACACTGcgtgataatatttttttaaaattcgaaTAATATAATCCATGAGAGACTACTCACAGCTTGGCTAGTGTCTTGTTTGCCTCCTCGTCCCCATAATCTCCCACAGTCTCATCAGAACCAAGCGAATTCAGTAGCTCCAAAAATAGCGTTTTCCTACAACCAGCGTATGTTTTCCCATCCCAATTTCTGCTCACCAATTCCTCACCTAACTTAATTGCTGCCTCCACAGTCTCTTCCGCTCCACTATGAGCCGAATCGACAAAACCCATTTGGACTCCCATCTCAGCCGTTACTTTAGCAGCTTTCATCACCACCTCACGCCGAACCGCCGGCGACCCCATTCTGCACTTCACTAAAGCCGAAAACCAAATCGGTATCGGAAACCCAATATCCAGCTCGCTCATGTAGAGAAACCCTCGATCCTTGCGCATCAGGATGTAGTCATGGCAAAGCGCGAAGACGAAGCCGGCAGCGGAAGCGTGACCGGTGACGGCGGCGATTGTTGGCATAGGTAGGGTTATTAGGTCGGAAACGAGACTTCGGAGCTTTCTGGACATGAGTTTTTGGCGGGCTTTGTCCACTAAGGCCCACTTAAGGTCGTAACCATTGGAGAAGTATTTGCCTTGGGCTGTGGTAATCAGAGCGGAGGAAGAGGAAGTAGATTCGGATCGGACGCGGCGGAGAACGGCGGAGATGGAGTCGATAAGGTTGGGATGTAAACGGTGGTCATCGTTGCCGGTTAAAGTTAGGAGGAAGATATTGCCTCTCTTTTCTAATGTGCAAAGCTCTTTGGATTCCATTCTGTGGATGGAAAAG belongs to Solanum stenotomum isolate F172 chromosome 1, ASM1918654v1, whole genome shotgun sequence and includes:
- the LOC125871746 gene encoding enoyl-CoA delta isomerase 1, peroxisomal; amino-acid sequence: MESKELCTLEKRGNIFLLTLTGNDDHRLHPNLIDSISAVLRRVRSESTSSSSALITTAQGKYFSNGYDLKWALVDKARQKLMSRKLRSLVSDLITLPMPTIAAVTGHASAAGFVFALCHDYILMRKDRGFLYMSELDIGFPIPIWFSALVKCRMGSPAVRREVVMKAAKVTAEMGVQMGFVDSAHSGAEETVEAAIKLGEELVSRNWDGKTYAGCRKTLFLELLNSLGSDETVGDYGDEEANKTLAKL